Part of the Vigna angularis cultivar LongXiaoDou No.4 chromosome 1, ASM1680809v1, whole genome shotgun sequence genome, GAAATGGTGAATGACAACTTATGCATGCATGCTTTGTTTTGTCTGATTGATGTTCAAATGTTAAGCTCTATTTTGGTATAGATTTAACCATCAGACCTTATTTTGTGAAGTCTAGATACTCAAAATGTAAAAGAATGAGTTTTTGGATGCATTTTTTGTACCAATATTTCCTGAAATGAATCCAAGTAGTAtccattaattttctttaaaagattaatttgcCTGATGCATCTCCATTTCTCCATGGATACCACTCCAATAATTTATGGATACGACTCATAACACAGCTTGTAACTGCTATAGCTTTTTAACCGTTTAATGGAAACCCAGTAGTTTCTCTGATTGATAACAAATGACTCTTCCAAATGATGAGGTAGGACTTATCCTTTTCAGATTCTATcttccaaacaattttttttgttttacagaTTCAAACTTCTTTTTGACATCACTAATGTTTTCTGACACCCGAACCTCAGTGgctattttgtatattttttattacatgttCATAGTAAAAAAGTGTATTTTGGTATGGCGGGGGAAATATATGGAACTATGCTTACTTGTTATGACCAAGTGTTTTCTGTGAATTGCAATCTTCATCTATTTACTACTGATATATTTATCCATGAATTAATTAATGAGCAATCAGTAATGTGAATGCTTCTTTAAAAGTATTATGCTCTTATGttagatataattaaattttttgtagatatatttgttttatcaatgttttagaaaaaaatcttaatatCCCAATATCCATATTTTGCCCTCATTCCTTGTTATGTATGTGGACTTCCTAGAACCTTTTTGATTTACAGATTTTCAAGCTTCTATTAATTAAAGTGGCCCTCTCATATTGGGTATTGGATTTTCTTCTCCGGTTACCATTTCATTTCCTAttgagttgtttttttttttttaattttttttatttattgttttatttcttcAGTTCATAAACATTTTACTCTTTAAtgtcaatttttaaaatcactGGAGGAAAGAACAAATGGTCATGGGTATCTGTTAATTATCGTAATGAGCTGAGGTGGAAGTTTCCATACAACAAAGGAGGATATTTTTGACTGTTGATTTTATAACTCCTGATAAATCGATTAATTAGGTATGGGATAATAGTGAATATCCCATGAGACAAAACTTGGTTAGAAAAGATTAACTACATTGGAAATGCATGAAATAACTTGACCTGCTTACAATTTTTGTTCAATATGCCATTGTCACTTGTCCTGGTGGTAAACTTGGTATGAAGAAGCAGATTATGTGATTATGTTTTCAAGCAGCAATTTATCAATAACTTAATATGGAGAGAATAATATTTGTTGCTTTCCCCCATTATTATGTTGAATGGACATTTTGGTTCTTCTGTCAATGttcaattttaaatgtttttgtgcAGATTCCGCATAACATACATCCTTTAtaaagtttttactttttatagaTGACtatattacaaataattacatatttcatcatatataattttatgatgtaAGTTTCTTGTTTTATTAGCGTAGAAATGAAACATAGTTATGCTGGCTTGTTAGAATAAAGTTCCTTTTTAAGTTTTGTAATTCTGTTACATATATTTTCACGCCTTAAGTTGATACTGTTACATAATTAGCTCAAGTGATCTTAAAACTGACTCATACAATTATGATAATTCAAGGTTCTGCTTTACAAACTCAACAAGAAGAAACATGCCATCATGCTCTCCAAGAGAGTTAGGGACTAAATTGTCACAATCAAGTACGGATTTGATTGCAACAGGTGGACAGGATGGTGGAAATACAACATCCTATTCTCAAAGAGCAATGGAAACTGAAACAGTGGACGTTGTTGTGAATTTGAATGCAAGTCATGGACAAGGTGAAACCACACCATTAGGCACTCCAATAGCAATGGAAGCTAAAATGATTGTCTCAGACGACGATTTCAATGCTGGAAACACCACATTAAGCGCTCCAAGTGCAATGGAAACTGTGAATGTTGAGTCAAGTAGAGGGTTGAATGCAAGACATGGAGAGGGTTGTGAACAAGATGAAACCATAAAATTAGGCACTCCAAGTGAAATGGAGACCAAAATGATAGTCTTAAGTGAGGATTTGGCTGTTGGAAAGACCTCATTAAGCACTCTAAGCGCAATAGAGATTGTAACTGTTGAGTCTAGTGGGGACATGATTGCTGGAAAGACAACCTCAGGCACCACTCCAAGAGTAGAGGAGATGGAATTGGTGGATGCAGGTGGAGATTCAATTGCAGAACAAAATCAGTGGACGTTGTCACAATCAAGTATGGATTTGATTGCAACAGGTGGGCAGGATGGTGGAAATACAACATCGTACTCTCAAAGAGCAATGGAAACTGAAACAGTGGACGTTGTTGTGAATTTGACTGCAAGTCATGGACAAGGTGAAACCACACCATTAGGCACTCCAATAGCAATGGAAGCTAAAATGATTGTCTCAGACGAGGATTTCACTGCTGGAAACACCACATTAAGCGCTCCAAGTGCAATGGAAACTGTGAATGTTGAGTCAAGTGGAGGGTTGAATGCTAGACATGGAGAGGGTTGTGAACAAGATGAAACCATAAAATTAGGCACTCCAAGTGAAATGGAGACCAAAATGATAGTCTTAAGTGAGGATTTGGCTGTTGGAAAGACCTCATTAAGCACTCTAAGCGCAATAGAGATTGTAACTGTTGAGTCTAGTGGAGACATGATTGCTGGAAAGACAACCTCAGGCACCACTCCAAGAGTAGTGGAGATGGAATTGGTGGATGCAGGTGGAGATTCAATTGCAGAACAAAATCAGGATCATGGACAAGACAACGAGACAAAATTTAGCATTTCAAGGGAAAAAGAGACAGAAACAGTGGTCTTTAGGGCTGATTTGATGGGAACGCTTAAGCCAATCTTTGGAAAAGGTGGAAACAGAACATCAGGCACTCCAAGAGCAGTGAAGAATAAAATGGCAAAGACAAACGTGGAGTCAATTACTAGATGCAAAAGGGTTTGTGAACGAGGTGTAATAGAAAAAGGTCCATCATCACCTGAAGGAAAAGCTACAGACAAGAAAAGAGAGTCACCTTTTCCTGAAAGAGCAAGTTCATCTAAACGAGGTGCTAGAAGAGGCATGCAGGGTACACTGAACCAACCTACTCAGAAGAGGGCaagaatacaagaaaaaaacaacGAAATTTGTGATCCTGGACCAAGATCAATAATGGAAGAAGGTCCATCATCATTGCCCGAAAGACAagcaacaaacaacaaaagagGTTCACTTTGGCTTGAAAGAGTTAGGTCATGTACACGAGGCACAAAAAGGGGCATGCAGGATACGTCAAGCCAACCTACTCAGAAGAGGGTGAGAATAGTAGAACAAAACCAAGAAGTTAATAATCCTGGACCAAGCTCAATAATGGAAAATAGTCCGTCATCACTTGAAAGACAAGCAGCAAACAAGAAAAGAGGTTCACCTTCATCTGATAGAGTACGGTCATGTAAGAAAACAACGTTTTTATGGTTGATAGACTCTAAGATTATTAAGGAAGATGAACGAGTAAGCTATAGGAGTGACACAATTGAAAAGCCATTAGCAGGAAGGATTACTAGGGGTGGAATTCTCTGCAGCTGTTGCCAGGAGGAGATATCAATGTGGACCTTTGAGAACCATGCTGGAAGTACTCTTAGACAGCCCTATAAACATATTTACATTCACAGAAAACGCAAAACCCTCCGAAAATGCTTGATTGATGTTTGGCAACATGCCCGGGAACAAAAGCGTCGGCAAATGTTTTTGTTTGTGCCAAAAGAAACTGATGCAGACCAAGATGATGATGTTTGTGCAGTCTGTGGTGATGGGGGAGACTTAATCTGTTGTGACAGGTGTCCTTCCACATATCATCTATCTTGCATAAATATAGAggtaatcaaattaattttactttccttTCTGAAAAGGATCTGTTCATATTACATAGAAGCAATCCTTCAGGTggagatatatttgatgctctacataaatattgtaaatatgTTCCTTTTAAACTGCAGACGGTTCCCCAAAATGATTGGTTTTGTCCATATTGTGTATGCAAATACTGTGGGCTGGTTGTGGACCTGGTTGTTGAGAAAAAAAGATACTATGAGAAAAAAGAAGGCTTCAAGTGCTCCCAATGTGACAAGAAGTGTAAAATTTCTTGTTATCCATTTagctttgtttatttttatttccttttctgtTGAAAGTGGGTTGCTTTCCTACCGAGCATTTGGTTTGCTGAAGCCCCCTCAATGCCTGTTTTCACATTTGTAGATCATTGGGAGTGctttgaaaaatatgaaaaagattCCTCAAAACTAACTAAACCTTCAAGATCATATTGTGGGCGAGGTTGCCAAGGGGTAGATACTCTTTCCCTTTGATTTGTTcatgaaaaatcaaatattgGATGTTTTTGTCATTTTCCATTGCATTTTGAATTTTCATATGTTTTGCTATAGATATATGCAAAAATGGGAGTATATCTCGGAATCAGAAATG contains:
- the LOC108319864 gene encoding uncharacterized protein LOC108319864 isoform X1, coding for MPSCSPRELGTKLSQSSTDLIATGGQDGGNTTSYSQRAMETETVDVVVNLNASHGQGETTPLGTPIAMEAKMIVSDDDFNAGNTTLSAPSAMETVNVESSRGLNARHGEGCEQDETIKLGTPSEMETKMIVLSEDLAVGKTSLSTLSAIEIVTVESSGDMIAGKTTSGTTPRVEEMELVDAGGDSIAEQNQWTLSQSSMDLIATGGQDGGNTTSYSQRAMETETVDVVVNLTASHGQGETTPLGTPIAMEAKMIVSDEDFTAGNTTLSAPSAMETVNVESSGGLNARHGEGCEQDETIKLGTPSEMETKMIVLSEDLAVGKTSLSTLSAIEIVTVESSGDMIAGKTTSGTTPRVVEMELVDAGGDSIAEQNQDHGQDNETKFSISREKETETVVFRADLMGTLKPIFGKGGNRTSGTPRAVKNKMAKTNVESITRCKRVCERGVIEKGPSSPEGKATDKKRESPFPERASSSKRGARRGMQGTLNQPTQKRARIQEKNNEICDPGPRSIMEEGPSSLPERQATNNKRGSLWLERVRSCTRGTKRGMQDTSSQPTQKRVRIVEQNQEVNNPGPSSIMENSPSSLERQAANKKRGSPSSDRVRSCKKTTFLWLIDSKIIKEDERVSYRSDTIEKPLAGRITRGGILCSCCQEEISMWTFENHAGSTLRQPYKHIYIHRKRKTLRKCLIDVWQHAREQKRRQMFLFVPKETDADQDDDVCAVCGDGGDLICCDRCPSTYHLSCINIETVPQNDWFCPYCVCKYCGLVVDLVVEKKRYYEKKEGFKCSQCDKKYHWECFEKYEKDSSKLTKPSRSYCGRGCQGIYAKMGVYLGIRNDYSAKYSWRVIRLMETYKNNPAYMNLFLENNSKVALTWMLMNEAFEKITDRKTGINVVRSIVYSCKSNLSRIDFSRFYMFVLEEDDAIIAAASIRFHGSRIAEMPLIATEMTRRGQGVCQELMRVIESFLCNLKVKNLIIPSAVETCDMWKRKYNFTEVSEELKKEISSYKIVMFPCAVRLYKDLSASIAEIKIDLEPQTEHAEVTARLEHGPSHQED
- the LOC108319864 gene encoding uncharacterized protein LOC108319864 isoform X3, giving the protein MPSCSPRELGTKLSQSSTDLIATGGQDGGNTTSYSQRAMETETVDVVVNLNASHGQGETTPLGTPIAMEAKMIVSDDDFNAGNTTLSAPSAMETVNVESSRGLNARHGEGCEQDETIKLGTPSEMETKMIVLSEDLAVGKTSLSTLSAIEIVTVESSGDMIAGKTTSGTTPRVEEMELVDAGGDSIAEQNQWTLSQSSMDLIATGGQDGGNTTSYSQRAMETETVDVVVNLTASHGQGETTPLGTPIAMEAKMIVSDEDFTAGNTTLSAPSAMETVNVESSGGLNARHGEGCEQDETIKLGTPSEMETKMIVLSEDLAVGKTSLSTLSAIEIVTVESSGDMIAGKTTSGTTPRVVEMELVDAGGDSIAEQNQDHGQDNETKFSISREKETETVVFRADLMGTLKPIFGKGGNRTSGTPRAVKNKMAKTNVESITRCKRVCERGVIEKGPSSPEGKATDKKRESPFPERASSSKRGARRGMQGTLNQPTQKRARIQEKNNEICDPGPRSIMEEGPSSLPERQATNNKRGSLWLERVRSCTRGTKRGMQDTSSQPTQKRVRIVEQNQEVNNPGPSSIMENSPSSLERQAANKKRGSPSSDRVRSCKKTTFLWLIDSKIIKEDERVSYRSDTIEKPLAGRITRGGILCSCCQEEISMWTFENHAGSTLRQPYKHIYIHRKRKTLRKCLIDVWQHAREQKRRQMFLFVPKETDADQDDDVCAVCGDGGDLICCDRCPSTYHLSCINIETVPQNDWFCPYCVCKYCGLVVDLVVEKKRYYEKKEGFKCSQCDKKYHWECFEKYEKDSSKLTKPSRSYCGRGCQGIYAKMGVYLGIRNDYSAKYSWRVIRLMETYKNNPAYMNLFLENNSKVALTWMLMNEAFEKITDRKTGINVVRSIVYSCKSNLSRIDFSRFYMFVLEEDDAIIAAASIRFHGSRIAEMPLIATEMTRRGQGVCQELMRVIESVGD
- the LOC108319864 gene encoding uncharacterized protein LOC108319864 isoform X2 — its product is MPSCSPRELGTKLSQSSTDLIATGGQDGGNTTSYSQRAMETETVDVVVNLNASHGQGETTPLGTPIAMEAKMIVSDDDFNAGNTTLSAPSAMETVNVESSRGLNARHGEGCEQDETIKLGTPSEMETKMIVLSEDLAVGKTSLSTLSAIEIVTVESSGDMIAGKTTSGTTPRVEEMELVDAGGDSIAEQNQWTLSQSSMDLIATGGQDGGNTTSYSQRAMETETVDVVVNLTASHGQGETTPLGTPIAMEAKMIVSDEDFTAGNTTLSAPSAMETVNVESSGGLNARHGEGCEQDETIKLGTPSEMETKMIVLSEDLAVGKTSLSTLSAIEIVTVESSGDMIAGKTTSGTTPRVVEMELVDAGGDSIAEQNQDHGQDNETKFSISREKETETVVFRADLMGTLKPIFGKGGNRTSGTPRAVKNKMAKTNVESITRCKRVCERGVIEKGPSSPEGKATDKKRESPFPERASSSKRGARRGMQGTLNQPTQKRARIQEKNNEICDPGPRSIMEEGPSSLPERQATNNKRGSLWLERVRSCTRGTKRGMQDTSSQPTQKRVRIVEQNQEVNNPGPSSIMENSPSSLERQAANKKRGSPSSDRVRSCKKTTFLWLIDSKIIKEDERVSYRSDTIEKPLAGRITRGGILCSCCQEEISMWTFENHAGSTLRQPYKHIYIHRKRKTLRKCLIDVWQHAREQKRRQMFLFVPKETDADQDDDVCAVCGDGGDLICCDRCPSTYHLSCINIEIYAKMGVYLGIRNDYSAKYSWRVIRLMETYKNNPAYMNLFLENNSKVALTWMLMNEAFEKITDRKTGINVVRSIVYSCKSNLSRIDFSRFYMFVLEEDDAIIAAASIRFHGSRIAEMPLIATEMTRRGQGVCQELMRVIESFLCNLKVKNLIIPSAVETCDMWKRKYNFTEVSEELKKEISSYKIVMFPCAVRLYKDLSASIAEIKIDLEPQTEHAEVTARLEHGPSHQED